The genomic region AAGAGACGATTTCGGGGAAGGGGAACTTTCTCTTCTCCTCCAAAACATCTTGCTTCTGCTTATTTCCTGCTGCTCCCGTACATAAGACGGCAAGGAGATTGCAAGTATTTTTCAAAGCTCCTTGAGTATGGAACATATCCAAACTTTCTCCCTCTTACTCTCGGAGAGAAGCAAACTTACAATGAGGAAAATCTTAAACTCATCCACTCATCCAGTTGAAGAACATATTCAAGCATCATATTATGAACATGACGTGAAACTTCACTTCAATTACccaccaaaattaataatttttctcgggaaaaaaatggagaaaaattcCAGAAAATCCAACGCCTGATCTGCAGAAAATAACTTCACATTACAAGCCAAAATCAAACCAGAAAGCACAGAACTTTCTGCAACATCAACAATCACAAGTGTGTGAAACCCCAAAATGGAGCAAAATAACTTCTAACTTCAATTCACAAACAAAAAACTTCAACACAACCAAGAAATCAGCAGAGATTGGACAAAAACCCAGatgagaaaacaagaaaaactcaCCGAAGAAATTGAACTCCAACAACCCACCAGATGAAGAAATCACGAACGAAAGATCGCAGCTTCACAATACCACCAAATACACTTGTATTGTATAAAAAGaggcaagaaaaaagaaaccctAATGCCTTTTAAATTCCACCCCGACCcaataaaaatcaaacctaaaaaagaaaggaaaaagaaaagaaaaatcgtGTGTTTCAAGAATCTTTATCAACTGATCTTGGGAACGAGTGATGGACTCTCTCTATCCACCGCTAAATCAACACCatccaaaaaagaaatcttTATAATAATGCGTGTAGTAATAAACAAAATCTTTTCTAAACGAATTTTGTTTCTCAACTTAAAATTTGTGTACTATTATTACTAGGATGCTGTGTCAGCTTTAATGCAAGAACCCATTTTTACTTGCAATATTTTTCGCATTATCCAAGTCAAACTCTACACACACAttaaaatttcctttttttctttccccaaCCAAAAATTCCACAACTCTCTCTGTGTTTAACTGTGTGTTTATTCCCCCAAAAGTTTGATTCTTTTCATGTTTAAGAAACCATCAAACACGTTTAATCGTTTTGtgtcataattaatattaataaaaccaaACGTGAATTGAAAGAACTTTTCTGGGTGCTTACAAGATTTCAGTTCTGTATTGTTGTCGTGTtcttaccttttctttttcttttttcctcattttcctttttggtgGGTTTTTGGTGTTTGATTTATTGATGACCGacgaatttattgattttgaaatatcaAGATTGCAGAAACCCATTTGTGCATTGTCTTTGTTATTTTCTATCACACTAAATAACATAGACACAGCTCCAAATTGTCTTAGAACTTTTTGAAAACAATCAAGTCctttgatttgtttaatttcttgatGAGTTGTTTGGAGTCTTTTTCTCTCTTAATCCTAATTTCTGTTGTTTCTCTTGTCTTATGAAAAAAGATTATcctaaatttttcaaatttaaaatctctctctctctctctctctctctctctctttattttgataaaagtatttttaaaacattatattgtagagatcaaattcaaaattcaagatGCGTAATGAGTTTGGGTTTAAAATCGATCAAATTGAGGTTTATTTAAATGCTCAAGActgattataaaatattaataaattaatcttgaCTGAAGTTGATTCGTATTAATCCTAAATTGGCCCAAGCTATTGTGCACTTTGAAACAAAATCCAAATATCTCAAACGTCAACATAAAAATCCTCTAGAGAAACCAACACTAATCCTCCTTAAATGCGGGAGAAAGAAACAATGTAAGAGTCCTCAAGGTACAATGAAACAATGCTATTTGTAgagtaatattttgttaatgtgTAATGTCCAAAACTTGATTTGGGTTTGATGAAGGCTATATGTTTGGGCCGGGCTTACACCCAATTCATACAAATAGATTTCATTTTAGGCTACAACCCAAAACATAGCCAGACAACGAACTCAAATCTTAAATAGTTGGGCTTTGGGCTAAGTCCTGAATTTCCTCCATCTCACCCTAATTTATAAAGATCCAATTGAAGAGAAAGCAAATGGTGAGGAATCAAACCTATGTATTGTAATAGATatgtgtttgaatttggtACGTCTTCAGAAATCTAATCTAAGGAAATATCCAAATATGTCTAAATAAGTTGGGAATCTTGAAATGtcattcataaaataagaaatggtAAAAATCACATTTGAGAAAGTCCCGATTATAACCCTCGGATGTAAAGCTAAAATGGTGCAAGTATGACTGCATGAGCAATGAATAAACGTAACAATGAGATTTTTATAGATAGTATTGGGTTTGATTGAACTCAAACGAATTacgtaaaattttatttaatttataatagattttgaaatatcaaaagtaatattcacgatacaaaaagatattataGCTCAATGCATTTAATAAagattaacattttataagattttttggTTCTCATAAGATTTCGATTACTTCTTTAAGCATGAATTCTTAAAatgttttgataaaataaaattatataattttaataataattataatgcaCCTAAAATCAGACTGGCCGAATAAGGCCCTAACAACCTAGAATTGGGGAGAAGACTGtacaaattcattgaaaagTCTTAGGTCTAAGATTCCCCAGTCAAAGTGTAGGCCTAAGTCCTATGAGACCCACACCATGCCAACCCGTCTCCTAGTGGCTTAGATGACACtgtgtggctagtagtccgctaACTACGTCCGCCAATACCTCCGCTCGGCACTAGTGCAGCGCGCCGAATATATCAGAGTCGGGaggaacaaatcacaaaatcgTAAATTGCGCACGCGGATTTAGAAAACCAAATTGCATTGAACTGAAAATGCGTatacaatgatcaacgatgctagagcaaggggttcgccttgagggggactctaacacgtcactaaaccaagcttcttgaactcattcccccctataataggcttaaaaaaataaatcctattgcATACACTAGACACTAGGAAAgctgaaatttgcaactcaagaGGCATAACGTCCCCTTGAGGAATCTAAACAACataaagcaaataacaaagcagtaacaaagcaataaaaggccTACACCTAGGACTCTAAGACTTAGTTGGTTGTCCAGCGTCTGTCGATGAAGGCTGagtggtcggccatgtagaacggttgagtggccgaagtGCGCGTCACGGGGCCTAGTGAATGGGCAGCCCGTGACATTCTCCCCCACCTGAGATAGCGACGTCCCTGGCGCTACGGAAGCATGGTACACTTCGACAAGAGGTAGAAACGCCTTTAGGTTTGTCGCTCGCTCCCAAGTGTTCTCCTCGCTGCTGCGTCCCCTCCATTTCACCAAGTACTCTGTGTGGTCTTTCTTCGCGGTACTCGTCACTCGGTGATCTAGGATTGCTTCAGCCACCTTCTCCTTCGTCTTCTTCAATTCGAGTTGTGGGCGGCTGGATTGATTGCGGGTATCGTCCTCCTTGTCTGCTGAATACTTCTTCAATTGGCTGACATAGAAAACGTTGTGGATCTTCCACCACGGCGGCAACTCCACCTTGTACGCCACCGTCCCAATACACCTAAGGACAGGCAAAGGACCAACATATTTCTGCATCAACCGAGGATCTCTCCACCTTGATGACTTTGACAATTTCGGATTCGGGACCTTCACCAGCACCAGGTCTCCCGCATTGAACTCAATGAAGCGGCGATTCTGATCTGCATACGTCTTCATCCGCTTCTGAGCTATCTCCAGGCAACTTCTAACGATATCAACATTCTTCTTCCACTCCTGGGAGAAACTTCGAGTAAGAGGGGGTCTCACACTTTGGGGAATGTCAAGAGTGTGAGGAAGGAGCGGCTGCTGCCCAGTAATGATTTCAAAAGCGCTCTTGTTGGTGGTGGAAGAGCTCTTTTGAACATTGAAATATAGCTGAGCGACATCCAAGAGCTTCACCCAATCCTTCTGCGTACCTCGCACAAAGTGCCGAAGGTAGTCCTGCAATGTAGAATTAAAGCGTTCTGTCTGACCATCGGACTGTGGATGATAGCTCGAGCTCATGGAAGGTGTGGACCCGAGAAGTTTGAACAACTCGGTCCGAAAGACGCCAGTGAATCGGGAGTCACGATCACTGACAATATCTTTTGGCAGTCCCCAATACTTGACGATGTGCTTGAAAAAGAGATGAGCTGTCCCTTTTGCTGTAACGTGTTTGGGTGCTGCGATAAATGTAGCATATTTTGATAAACGATCTACCACGACGATGATAGAGCCTAAGCTCTCGACCTTAGGCAATCCAGAGATGTAATCCATGGAGACGCTCTCCCATGGACGCTTTGGGATGGGAAGTGGTTGCAGCAGACCGGCCTTCTTCTGATGGTCTGCCTTGTCCTGCTGACAAATCAAACAAGTGCGGACATGCGTCTCGACATCGTCCCGCATCTGTGGCCAGTGATAGGCCCTCCGCACCGAAGCAAACGTGCGGTCCTGTCCTTGGTGTCCCGCCCAACGTGTGTCGTGGCATTCGGAAAGAAGTGATTTCCGTAGGTCCCCGCCTCTCGGAACGTATACGCGGTTTCCCTTGGTCATCAGCAATCCATCCTCGATCCAAAAGTGTCGAGCCTTGCCCTGCTCGACAAGCCGAATCAGGCGTTGCGCCGCGGGATCTCTCGGTAGTAACTCCCGCACCTGATCCTTCGTAGAGATAGCAGCCGCGCTAGAAGAGAGCGCTGCTATCGACTCCAAGTTCGCCAAGTCCGCCCTGCGGCTCAGGTGTCTGCTGGCTGCTTCCTAAGCTCCACAAGCTTAGGTTGCGGTATTCTGTACGGTGCCCTAGCGGGCGGTCTCGTGCCAGGCACCAACTCGATCTCGTGATCCACTGCCCTCTTCGGTGGTAGCTTCCGAGGCAGCTCGTCTAGCATCACGTCTTTAGACTCCCCCAACAGTTCCTTACTACCGCCCGGGGTGGGCCCTGACACCTTTTCCATCTCTTCAAAACAAAGGGTACCCAAGTAGGAGATCTCATCCTGCTTGTGCCCCTTCTCAAACTGCATGGCCGACAAGTTCTTCTCTCCAGTACGTCCGGCCAAGGTAGGAATGACACACGGCTTCACCCCCAACATCATCAGCGAATCGACATGAGGTAAGACGGCAGTGCGTGTATCCCGTAgaaattcaagcccaaggataaGCTTGAAGTCGTCCATTGCCACAACAGAAAGATTGGTCTTGCCCTCATAAGCACCAACTTTAATCAGCACAGACTTGGCTACACCGGCAATGGGTTGTGCAGCCGAGTTGATCGCCTTCACACGCCCAACTCCTTTCTCCAACACGAGCCCGAGTCTCTCCACTTCGGCGCTCGCAAGGTAGTTGTGAGAGGCTCCAGTGTCGATCATGGCTCGAATCGGCTTGCCATGAATCTTCACATCCACGAACATCAACCCTTTCTTCCTAGGAATCCGGGGCtgaacttcttcttctttcttctctggCTGCTCCACAGTAAGAGCCGGGATGGTCTTTTCCGCAAGGGGTGGCACAACTCTCTTCGCCGCCACCGTAGAGAATGTGTTGCACCATTGGCTCACGGCCCCCAAGTTGTCCTCATCCTCCTCCGTGTCATTCTCACCACCTGCCTCTGCTTGTGGCTCCACACTCTTTGAGGACGACACCTTGTCGGTAAAGGTCGTTGCCAATGCGTTCAACACCTGTCTCTTCGGGCAATCCCGATACATATGCGGACCATCGCAGATCAAACACCCTCTCCTCCTCTCGGGTGCTCCCTGCCTGTTCTCCTGGGACCTGTTCCTGTCCAAACCGCCCTGTGAACCATTCTGAGAGTGGGGCCTCTGGTCTCCCCCACCtctattgaaattatttcGGAACGATTTCGTCCCATTCCACTTACTCCGCTCAGGACTAAGCGTCGCTTGCCTATCCTTCTGAGTCTCCAGGTTGAAATCTGCCAAGCGTTCGGCCGCTATAATAGCCGAACTCAAATCAGTTACTCGTTGCCTCTGCAACTCGTTTCTCGCCCACTGTTTCAAGCCTTCCATGAAAGTGAACAACTTGTCTGCCTCCGACATGTCTCGGATGTTCAGCATCAGCGCTGAGAAAGCTTTGACATATTCCCGCACGGAACCTGTATGTTCAAGCTTTCGCAATGCCCTCCTGGCATTGTACTCCACATTCTCGGGGAAGAACTGCTCTCTGATCGCCTCCCGTAGAAGAGCCCACGTGTCGAGCTGTATTTGATGAGCCTGGATTTCCGCAAACTTGGTCCGCCACCACAGCTTTGCGTCACCAGTTAGGTACATGGTCGCAGTCGCAACCTTCCTTGCCTCGTCCCGCACGTCTGCCGCAAGGAAGTACTGTTCCATGTCGAAGAGGAAGTTCTCGATCTCCTTCGCATCCCGCTCACCGCTATAGGCCTTCGGTTCTGGTATTCGAAGCCTAGCACCGGGGTCGTGAGCAACCATAGGTGTGCTACCCACTGCACGCTGGAGCAACCCAATCTGAATGGACATTTGCTCCATGTCACGCCGCATATCGGCAATGCTGTCGTTTCCGAATACGCCAGCCATCTCCTGAATCACCTGCCGACCTTCGCCCAACTCCGAATTCAGCACCGTGATCTCAGATTCCAGGGAAGAGACCTTCGTCTCCAATTCCACCAACCGGGAGTGTCCGTCCTCCGGGTTCTCAGCTCTCTCGCTGGATGAAGCTGCGGCATGTCGCGGGCTTTCCGGATCTTGCCCCGATGCCTTCGCAGCAGTAGCGGTGCGCCTTGGAGCCATATCGGCaacgaggctctgataccacctctcacgaggcgcctatcACACAGCGCGTtgtgtggctagtagtccgctgaCTACGTCCGCCAATACCTCCGCTCGACACTAATGCAGCGCGCCGAATATATCAGAGTCGGGaggaacaaatcacaaaaccGTAAATTGCGCACGCGGATTCAGAAAACCAAATTGCATTGAACTGAAAATGCGTatacaatgatcaacgatgctagagcaaggggttcgccttgagggggactccaacacgtcactaaaccaagcttcttgaactcattctcccctataataggcttaaaaaaataaatcctattgtCTACACTAGACACtagaaaagctgaaatttgcaactcaagaGGCATAACGTCCCCTTGAGGaatctaaacaacagaaagcaaataacaaagcagtaacaaagcaataaaaggccTACACCTAGGACTCTAAGACTAGTTGGTTGTCCAGCGTCTATCGATGAAGGCTGagtggtcggccatgtagaacggttgagtggccgaagtGCGCGTCACGGGGCCTAGTGAATGGGCAGCCCGTGACACCGCGTCAGGCGGgctatctaaaattaaataaacaccACTCTGAAAGTATAAGACACGTGATGGCCACAGGGGTTGAGCTGGAGGCTGAGGTGACCTCTAGCACGAAGACCTTCGAGTCCTAATTGTTGGGGATATCCTCAACCACCTTATCAAGTCCTTCAACTATAAAGAATTAACTCTCAAATCGAATTTGGAGGGATTCACCCTTATCCCATTAGCTGGGGGTTACTTATAAATTGAGGGCTcccagcaaaaaaaaaaaaaaaaaagaaaagaaaagtaataCTTAACGTATACTTTTTtcgcttttaatttttaatttacacttAGACGTAAAAAACTCGTACtctgatttatttatctattctaTTTCATTACAATTTACTCATTTAAATACTACCTTAAG from Sesamum indicum cultivar Zhongzhi No. 13 linkage group LG3, S_indicum_v1.0, whole genome shotgun sequence harbors:
- the LOC105158094 gene encoding uncharacterized protein LOC105158094, encoding MAPRRTATAAKASGQDPESPRHAAASSSERAENPEDGHSRLVELETKVSSLESEITVLNSELGEGRQVIQEMAGVFGNDSIADMRRDMEQMSIQIGLLQRAVGSTPMVAHDPGARLRIPEPKAYSGERDAKEIENFLFDMEQYFLAADVRDEARKVATATMYLTGDAKLWWRTKFAEIQAHQIQLDTWALLREAIREQFFPENVEYNARRALRKLEHTGSVREYVKAFSALMLNIRDMSEADKLFTFMEGLKQWARNELQRQRVTDLSSAIIAAERLADFNLETQKDRQATLSPERSKWNGTKSFRNNFNRGGGDQRPHSQNGSQGGLDRNRSQENRQGAPERRRGCLICDGPHMYRDCPKRQVLNALATTFTDKVSSSKSVEPQAEAGGENDTEEDEDNLGAVSQWCNTFSTVAAKRVVPPLAEKTIPALTVEQPEKKEEEVQPRIPRKKGLMFVDVKIHGKPIRAMIDTGASHNYLASAEVERLGLVLEKGVGRVKAINSAAQPIAGVAKSVLIKVGAYEGKTNLSVVAMDDFKLILGLEFLRDTRTAVLPHVDSLMMLGVKPCVIPTLAGRTGEKNLSAMQFEKGHKQDEISYLGTLCFEEMEKVSGPTPGGSKELLGESKDVMLDELPRKLPPKRAVDHEIELVPGTRPPARAPYRIPQPKLVELRKQPADT